One Faecalispora anaeroviscerum genomic window carries:
- a CDS encoding response regulator transcription factor has translation MEKQCILVVDDDKEIVRAISIYLEKEGYDVLCAYDGVQAVDLAMSRNIHLILIDVMMPRQNGLAAILKIRETRNLPIIVLSAKSEDSDKILGLSMGADDYIAKPFNPQELVARVKSQLRRYTTLGDIHATAQNLITIGRLTFDTDNHTLTADGEPVRLTATETKIVELLMKNTGRIFPAEEIYRRVWNEPAFSAENTVMVHIRRIREKIEINPKEPEYLKVVWGIGYKIDKPEKR, from the coding sequence ATGGAAAAACAGTGTATTCTGGTCGTGGACGACGACAAGGAAATCGTTCGGGCCATTTCGATTTATCTGGAAAAGGAAGGCTATGACGTGCTTTGCGCGTATGACGGCGTACAGGCTGTCGACCTGGCGATGAGCCGTAACATCCACCTGATTCTGATCGACGTGATGATGCCGCGGCAGAACGGGCTGGCGGCCATCCTGAAAATCCGCGAAACCCGCAATCTGCCGATTATTGTGCTTTCCGCCAAATCGGAGGACAGCGACAAGATTCTCGGCCTTTCCATGGGAGCCGACGATTATATTGCAAAGCCCTTTAACCCGCAAGAGCTGGTGGCCCGGGTTAAGTCGCAGCTGCGGCGCTACACCACTCTGGGGGATATTCACGCCACAGCGCAAAATCTGATCACCATCGGCCGCCTGACGTTTGATACGGACAACCATACACTCACAGCCGACGGCGAGCCGGTACGGCTGACCGCAACAGAAACGAAAATCGTAGAGCTGCTCATGAAAAACACCGGCCGGATTTTCCCCGCGGAGGAAATTTACCGGCGCGTTTGGAACGAACCGGCCTTCTCCGCCGAAAACACCGTGATGGTACATATTCGGCGCATCCGCGAGAAAATTGAAATTAACCCGAAGGAACCCGAGTATTTAAAGGTGGTGTGGGGGATTGGATACAAAATCGACAAACCGGAAAAACGGTAA
- a CDS encoding glycosyltransferase family 2 protein, which translates to MQTPEISLILPVRDIEIELPGILRSVKEQVGTAAEWIIVDMGSEDQTVLRAVQYIKEEKLHGFVIQNGKGSVSAALNTGMQKAAGEYLSFVFARRLYGGYLSTYLEAARAAQADFVFGGLDANSEQPKGKTAGGDGPWYVQQMVQGRLRVDIAALLLRKSFLQTQKLYFQEDCSHGYSEEFIYCCLLSGAKVARAPIVLERRRELELFRAKAAPAGREIFQAIEAMLRVQAVIENRCPDNQELCESFEERKLPETVMNCVDVLLRGGLGYNTVRGYLRVEGYDRLLTLGKRSGRALRSRIRLWQLIPWVYRPQ; encoded by the coding sequence ATGCAGACACCCGAGATTTCCCTGATCCTGCCTGTGCGGGATATTGAAATAGAATTGCCCGGAATCCTGCGCTCCGTAAAGGAGCAGGTTGGTACTGCTGCGGAGTGGATCATTGTCGATATGGGCTCTGAGGATCAGACCGTGCTGCGCGCGGTGCAGTACATTAAGGAAGAAAAGCTGCATGGCTTTGTGATTCAGAACGGGAAGGGAAGCGTCTCTGCCGCGCTGAACACCGGAATGCAGAAGGCGGCGGGGGAGTATCTTTCCTTCGTATTTGCTAGGCGGCTGTATGGCGGCTATCTTTCCACCTACCTGGAAGCGGCGCGGGCAGCTCAGGCGGATTTCGTGTTTGGTGGTCTGGATGCGAATTCGGAGCAGCCGAAGGGAAAGACGGCGGGGGGCGACGGCCCCTGGTATGTGCAGCAGATGGTGCAGGGCCGTCTGCGCGTCGATATTGCCGCGCTGCTGCTGCGCAAAAGCTTTTTGCAGACACAAAAGCTGTATTTTCAGGAGGACTGCAGCCATGGGTACAGCGAGGAGTTCATTTACTGCTGCTTGCTTTCCGGCGCGAAGGTTGCGAGAGCGCCTATAGTGTTGGAGCGCCGCCGCGAGCTGGAGCTTTTTCGGGCGAAGGCCGCCCCGGCGGGCCGCGAGATTTTTCAGGCGATTGAGGCCATGCTGCGGGTTCAGGCTGTGATTGAAAATCGCTGCCCGGACAATCAGGAGCTGTGTGAAAGCTTTGAGGAGCGAAAGCTGCCTGAAACGGTGATGAACTGTGTTGATGTGCTTTTACGCGGGGGGCTCGGTTACAATACCGTGCGCGGGTATCTGCGGGTTGAGGGGTACGACCGCCTGCTGACACTGGGGAAACGAAGCGGTCGCGCCCTGCGGAGCCGAATCCGTCTGTGGCAGCTGATTCCGTGGGTTTACCGCCCGCAGTGA
- the miaB gene encoding tRNA (N6-isopentenyl adenosine(37)-C2)-methylthiotransferase MiaB has protein sequence MTEKLEQATRELTREEYIEEVAQIMSIRARGAGPVACVRTYGCQQNVADGEKIKGQLEQMGFSFTEDEDEADLILFNTCAIREHAEDRVFGNVGALKNVKRRNPSLIVAVCGCMMEQEHVAERMKKSFPFVNLVFGTHVIHKLPELMFRTLTDGRRVFERGDDSEDKTIVEGLPIRRDGAFKAWVTVMYGCNNFCSYCIVPYVRGRERSRKPEAILEEVQSLVSAGYRDITLLGQNVNSYGKELTPAVSFAELLRQLDAIDGDFQLRFMTSHPKDATHELMDTIAQSRHISHHLHLPFQSGSNQILKAMNRSYTREKYLDLVAYAKKKIPDLSLTSDIIVGFPGETYKEFSETVSLIKEVEFTSLFTFIYSPRVGTRAAELPDPVPAEEKSRWFRELLAVQEEVASKRCAEMVGTVQRVLAEERNAKTGLLAGRSGGNIIVEFAGGDELIGQFCQVRVTTARIWVLNGELV, from the coding sequence TTGACAGAGAAGCTGGAACAAGCCACGCGGGAATTGACCCGCGAGGAATATATTGAAGAAGTGGCGCAGATCATGTCCATCCGCGCCCGGGGCGCAGGGCCGGTGGCGTGTGTGCGCACCTACGGCTGCCAGCAGAATGTGGCGGACGGAGAAAAGATCAAAGGGCAATTAGAGCAGATGGGCTTCTCTTTCACCGAGGATGAGGATGAGGCGGACCTGATTCTGTTTAACACCTGTGCCATCCGTGAGCACGCGGAGGACCGTGTGTTCGGCAACGTGGGAGCGCTCAAGAACGTCAAGCGCCGCAACCCTTCCTTGATCGTGGCCGTGTGCGGCTGCATGATGGAGCAGGAGCATGTGGCTGAGCGCATGAAAAAAAGCTTTCCTTTTGTGAATCTGGTGTTCGGAACCCATGTGATTCACAAGCTCCCGGAGCTGATGTTCCGCACGCTGACTGACGGCCGGCGCGTGTTTGAGCGCGGCGACGACAGCGAGGACAAAACAATTGTGGAGGGCCTGCCCATCCGGCGCGACGGCGCGTTTAAGGCATGGGTGACCGTGATGTACGGCTGCAACAATTTCTGTTCCTACTGCATTGTTCCCTATGTGCGCGGGCGGGAACGCAGCAGAAAGCCGGAGGCAATCCTCGAAGAGGTGCAATCCTTAGTAAGTGCAGGCTACCGCGATATTACTCTTTTGGGGCAGAATGTCAACTCCTATGGCAAAGAGCTGACTCCCGCCGTCAGCTTTGCGGAGCTTCTGCGGCAGCTCGACGCGATCGACGGGGATTTTCAGCTGCGCTTTATGACCTCGCACCCGAAGGATGCAACCCACGAGCTGATGGATACCATTGCCCAAAGCCGGCACATCTCGCATCACCTGCATCTGCCGTTCCAGTCCGGCAGCAACCAAATTTTAAAGGCGATGAACCGCAGCTATACGAGGGAGAAATACCTCGACCTGGTCGCCTATGCCAAGAAGAAAATACCGGATTTGTCGCTGACGTCCGACATTATTGTGGGCTTCCCGGGCGAAACGTACAAGGAGTTTTCCGAAACGGTCAGCTTGATCAAAGAAGTGGAGTTTACCTCTTTGTTTACGTTCATTTATTCGCCTCGTGTCGGCACCCGGGCGGCTGAATTGCCGGACCCGGTTCCGGCTGAGGAAAAGTCGCGCTGGTTTCGTGAGCTGCTCGCGGTGCAGGAAGAGGTCGCGTCAAAGCGCTGCGCGGAGATGGTCGGTACGGTGCAGCGGGTGCTGGCCGAAGAAAGAAACGCAAAAACCGGCCTTTTGGCTGGGCGCTCCGGCGGCAACATTATTGTGGAATTCGCCGGCGGCGACGAACTAATCGGTCAATTCTGTCAGGTTCGGGTTACGACGGCCCGAATCTGGGTTTTAAACGGAGAATTAGTGTAA
- a CDS encoding YlbF family regulator — protein MDVIEMARQLGKEIQKDERYLDFQKARKESEENKELQELIADFNLKRIEISQEGGKAERDEDKMQQLNEDLRDSYDKVMNHPAMTDFNLAKEDMDTMLQRISAIINASADGEDPDLADYQAGGCGSGGCSSCSGCH, from the coding sequence ATGGATGTTATTGAGATGGCCCGCCAGCTCGGCAAAGAGATTCAAAAAGACGAAAGATACCTCGATTTTCAGAAGGCACGAAAAGAGAGCGAAGAGAACAAGGAACTGCAGGAATTGATTGCGGATTTTAACCTCAAGAGAATTGAGATCAGCCAGGAGGGCGGCAAGGCCGAGCGCGACGAGGATAAAATGCAGCAGCTCAATGAAGATCTGCGCGATTCCTACGACAAGGTGATGAACCACCCGGCGATGACGGACTTTAACCTTGCAAAGGAAGATATGGACACGATGCTTCAGCGCATCAGCGCGATTATCAACGCCTCCGCCGATGGCGAAGACCCCGATCTGGCGGATTACCAGGCCGGCGGCTGCGGTTCGGGCGGATGCTCCAGCTGCTCTGGCTGCCACTGA
- the mutS gene encoding DNA mismatch repair protein MutS — MADLSPMMKQYFEIKEQNPDTLLFFRLGDFYEMFFDDAKLASRELELTLTGRDCGQEERAPMCGVPFHSAEGYIARLVAKGYKVAICEQMEDPALAKGLVKRAVIRVITPGTVMESSMLDESKNNFICSVFAGESAAGVCFADISTGELRATELTADSLQELESQVKNELARFSPREILINPQTLQMTGLGKFIKEKLSAALECLPQEETKGAEQLLKAQFSPERLDSAGVSAYSLTEQAIGCLLLYLRKTQRTGLERMDTIEMYSGSQFMGLDLSARRNLELLETMRGKNKRGSLLWVLDKTKTAMGKRLIRVWIERPLLNPAQILRRQNAVEELTLDGMFRDAVAEQLTGIHDLERLMTRIVYGSANARELRSLCAALSRLPALRQLLEGVSSNLLQELRDKIDPLDDVAVLVDSAIVDEPPFSIREGGMIRPGYHKELDELRTDMGSGKEIIAQLETREREKTGIPKLKVGYNRVFGYYIEISNSYREKVPDEYIRKQTLTNCERFITPDLKQLEGRILGAHEKSVQLETQLFEKVLAQAAAQLERVQVTAAAVAQLDVLTSFAAVSVANGYQRPEVNLSGKIILKESRHPVVEQLLDGAPFVPNDVELDQDENRVAIITGPNMAGKSTYMRQIALIILMAQIGCFVPAQSAQIGVVDAIFTRVGASDDMASGQSTFMVEMTEVADILKNATSRSLLILDEIGRGTSTFDGMSIARAVLEHVADKRSLGAKALFATHYHELTVLEELVSGVKNYNIAVKKRGDDITFLRRIVRGGADDSFGIEVAKLAGVPNPVVNRAKQVLRELESGRPVTPKGAGKRPREEEPAQLSLVPPKESEVLERLRQMDVNTLTPIECMNTLFELSKLAQD; from the coding sequence ATGGCGGACCTTTCGCCCATGATGAAGCAATATTTTGAGATCAAGGAACAGAATCCGGATACTCTGCTGTTTTTCCGGCTGGGCGATTTTTATGAGATGTTTTTTGATGATGCGAAGCTGGCTTCCCGTGAGCTGGAGCTGACCCTGACCGGGCGCGACTGCGGGCAGGAGGAGCGTGCGCCCATGTGCGGCGTGCCGTTCCACAGCGCTGAGGGCTACATCGCGCGTTTGGTGGCGAAGGGCTACAAGGTGGCAATCTGCGAGCAGATGGAGGACCCGGCCTTGGCCAAGGGGCTTGTAAAGCGCGCGGTAATCCGTGTGATTACGCCCGGCACGGTGATGGAGAGCAGTATGCTCGACGAATCGAAAAATAACTTTATCTGCTCGGTGTTCGCGGGGGAAAGTGCCGCGGGCGTCTGCTTTGCCGATATTTCCACCGGTGAGCTGCGGGCCACGGAGCTGACTGCGGATTCTCTGCAGGAGCTGGAATCTCAGGTCAAAAACGAACTGGCGCGCTTTTCTCCCCGTGAGATTTTAATCAATCCCCAGACCCTGCAAATGACGGGCCTGGGTAAATTTATCAAAGAAAAGCTCAGCGCGGCGCTTGAGTGCCTGCCGCAGGAAGAGACAAAGGGAGCGGAGCAACTGCTCAAAGCGCAGTTTTCACCCGAGCGGCTCGATTCTGCCGGCGTTTCCGCGTATTCCTTAACGGAGCAGGCAATCGGTTGCCTACTGCTGTACCTTCGAAAAACCCAGCGCACCGGCCTGGAACGCATGGATACGATTGAAATGTATTCCGGCTCGCAATTTATGGGGCTGGATTTGTCGGCCCGGCGCAATCTGGAGCTGCTCGAAACCATGCGCGGCAAAAATAAGCGCGGTTCTCTGCTCTGGGTGCTGGACAAAACCAAAACCGCGATGGGCAAACGGCTCATCCGGGTGTGGATTGAACGCCCGCTCCTGAACCCCGCGCAGATTCTGCGCCGCCAGAACGCGGTGGAGGAGCTGACGTTGGACGGCATGTTCCGCGATGCTGTCGCCGAACAGCTGACCGGCATTCACGATCTGGAGCGCCTGATGACCCGCATCGTGTACGGCTCGGCCAACGCGCGCGAGCTGCGCTCCCTGTGCGCGGCGCTTTCGCGCCTACCGGCTCTCAGGCAGCTGCTCGAGGGTGTTTCCTCGAATCTGCTCCAAGAGCTTCGTGACAAAATTGATCCGCTCGATGACGTAGCGGTTTTGGTCGACAGTGCCATCGTCGATGAACCGCCATTTTCAATCCGCGAGGGCGGCATGATTCGCCCCGGCTACCACAAGGAGCTTGACGAGCTGCGAACCGATATGGGCAGCGGCAAAGAGATCATTGCCCAGCTCGAAACGCGGGAGCGAGAGAAAACGGGAATCCCAAAACTAAAAGTAGGCTACAACCGGGTATTCGGTTATTATATTGAAATTTCGAACTCTTACCGGGAAAAGGTGCCCGATGAGTACATAAGAAAGCAGACCCTCACCAACTGCGAGCGATTTATCACCCCCGATCTGAAACAGCTCGAGGGACGTATCCTGGGCGCACATGAAAAATCTGTGCAGCTCGAAACCCAGCTGTTCGAGAAGGTGTTGGCCCAAGCGGCGGCCCAGCTCGAGCGGGTGCAGGTAACGGCCGCAGCCGTGGCGCAGCTCGACGTTCTCACTTCGTTCGCCGCGGTATCGGTAGCAAACGGCTACCAGCGCCCCGAGGTAAACCTCAGCGGAAAAATCATCCTGAAAGAGAGCCGCCACCCCGTGGTGGAGCAGCTGCTCGACGGCGCACCTTTTGTGCCGAATGATGTGGAGCTTGATCAGGACGAAAATCGCGTGGCGATCATCACTGGCCCAAACATGGCCGGTAAATCTACCTATATGCGCCAGATTGCCTTGATCATTCTCATGGCGCAGATTGGCTGCTTTGTGCCGGCGCAGTCGGCGCAAATCGGTGTGGTGGATGCGATCTTCACGCGCGTCGGCGCGTCGGATGACATGGCCTCCGGGCAGTCCACCTTTATGGTGGAGATGACCGAGGTTGCGGATATTTTGAAGAACGCCACGAGCCGCAGCCTTTTGATTCTGGATGAGATCGGGCGCGGCACCTCCACCTTCGACGGCATGAGCATTGCCCGCGCGGTGCTTGAGCATGTGGCGGACAAGCGTTCCCTCGGCGCGAAGGCGCTGTTTGCTACCCATTACCACGAATTGACTGTGCTGGAGGAGCTTGTTTCCGGTGTGAAGAACTATAATATCGCGGTGAAAAAGCGCGGTGACGACATTACCTTTCTGCGGCGTATTGTGCGCGGCGGGGCCGACGACAGCTTCGGCATTGAGGTTGCAAAGCTCGCGGGCGTGCCGAACCCGGTGGTGAACCGGGCCAAGCAGGTGCTGCGCGAGTTGGAAAGCGGCAGGCCGGTCACACCGAAGGGCGCCGGAAAGCGCCCGCGTGAAGAAGAACCGGCTCAGCTTTCTCTCGTTCCGCCAAAGGAATCCGAGGTACTTGAACGCCTGCGGCAGATGGACGTGAACACGCTCACGCCGATCGAATGTATGAATACGCTGTTTGAGCTGAGCAAGCTCGCGCAGGATTAG
- the mutL gene encoding DNA mismatch repair endonuclease MutL, whose product MGKINLLDKHVAELIAAGEVVERPASVIKELVENSIDAGATSISVEIQNGGALLMRVTDNGSGIAREDVPTAFLRHATSKVLHEEDLESIGTLGFRGEALASVAAVARVDLVTRTEEELAGTHYVIEGGEEQALEDAGCARGTVLTVRDIFFNTPARMKFLKKDTVESNAVAAVMDKIALSHPELAVRFVRDGKETLRTPGDGRLKSAVFAVFGRQFTEGLIPVEYELQGVRVTGFVSKPSHARPNRSMQQFFINGRTIRSRTAQVALEQAFKGSLMVGKFPACVLHMKIPVQAVDVNVHPGKLEVRFINERPVFDAVYYGVKTALSKGDSPNQITLPGTAEQPAAQRSAAMPLPFDVPDGKPQQIAMPGVFGAAKPAAPVLNDSTVNDDPVEIAVPTTPAYHKTERADFTSASLERWPNARPALPVQPQTDASVQGGNKVLSSTQRVSEPEEWDVFPGSEAVAASTVPERNPAEQPPAENVAEARPGVQAPGDFRYIGHAFGTYILLERSGADGEELVLIDRHAAHERLLYERLKEQSGTAFSQMLLAPVPVLLEKNEYAAVLASLDLCETAGFEIDDFGGGTVLVRSTPLSLTGEDVPEAVMEIAGYLAQSRTDVTTEHLDWLYHNIACRAAMKAHDDRSPEELIALVRQLDENPQLRYCPHGRPISIVLTRKELERQFGRV is encoded by the coding sequence ATGGGGAAAATCAATCTGCTCGACAAGCACGTTGCGGAGCTGATCGCCGCCGGCGAGGTGGTGGAGCGCCCGGCCTCTGTGATAAAGGAGCTGGTCGAAAATTCGATCGATGCCGGTGCAACGAGCATTTCGGTGGAAATTCAGAACGGCGGCGCACTGTTGATGCGCGTCACCGACAACGGCAGCGGCATTGCGCGGGAGGACGTCCCTACGGCGTTTTTGCGCCACGCCACCAGCAAGGTGCTCCATGAAGAGGATCTGGAATCCATCGGTACGCTGGGCTTTCGCGGCGAGGCGCTGGCCTCCGTTGCAGCGGTGGCGAGGGTTGATCTGGTCACTCGCACCGAGGAGGAGCTGGCCGGAACTCACTATGTGATTGAGGGCGGCGAGGAGCAGGCGCTGGAGGATGCGGGCTGCGCGCGCGGCACGGTGCTTACTGTACGCGATATTTTCTTCAACACTCCCGCCCGTATGAAATTTTTAAAGAAAGATACGGTGGAATCGAACGCGGTTGCCGCCGTGATGGATAAAATCGCCCTGTCGCACCCGGAGCTTGCCGTGCGCTTTGTGCGCGACGGGAAAGAAACCCTGCGCACTCCGGGTGATGGGCGGCTGAAATCCGCGGTATTTGCGGTGTTTGGTCGTCAGTTCACCGAGGGGCTGATTCCGGTGGAATACGAATTGCAGGGAGTGCGGGTGACCGGGTTTGTGAGCAAGCCCTCCCATGCCCGCCCCAACCGCAGCATGCAGCAGTTCTTCATCAACGGGAGAACGATCCGCAGCCGCACTGCACAGGTGGCGTTAGAGCAGGCGTTCAAGGGCTCGCTGATGGTCGGCAAATTCCCGGCCTGCGTACTGCATATGAAGATTCCGGTGCAGGCGGTGGATGTGAACGTTCACCCCGGCAAGCTTGAGGTTCGCTTTATCAACGAGCGCCCGGTGTTCGATGCCGTCTATTACGGGGTCAAGACCGCGCTTTCGAAGGGTGATTCTCCGAATCAAATTACGCTGCCCGGCACAGCGGAGCAACCGGCGGCACAGCGCTCCGCCGCCATGCCGCTGCCATTCGATGTGCCGGATGGGAAGCCCCAGCAAATTGCCATGCCCGGCGTGTTTGGTGCCGCAAAGCCCGCCGCCCCGGTTCTGAACGACAGCACCGTGAACGACGACCCTGTCGAGATCGCCGTGCCAACCACGCCCGCGTACCATAAAACGGAGCGTGCGGATTTCACCAGCGCTTCGTTGGAGCGTTGGCCGAACGCGCGGCCTGCTTTGCCCGTGCAGCCTCAAACAGATGCTTCGGTTCAGGGGGGCAACAAAGTGCTTTCCTCTACTCAGCGCGTATCGGAGCCGGAGGAATGGGACGTTTTTCCCGGCAGCGAGGCGGTTGCGGCCAGCACCGTACCGGAAAGGAATCCGGCAGAGCAGCCGCCCGCCGAGAATGTGGCAGAAGCGCGGCCCGGCGTGCAGGCTCCGGGTGATTTTCGCTACATCGGCCATGCGTTCGGCACGTACATCCTGCTCGAGCGCAGCGGCGCGGACGGAGAAGAACTGGTGCTGATCGACCGCCACGCGGCACATGAACGGCTGCTGTACGAGCGGCTCAAGGAACAGAGCGGCACAGCCTTTTCGCAGATGCTGCTGGCTCCTGTACCGGTTTTGCTCGAAAAGAACGAATACGCGGCTGTATTGGCCTCGTTGGATTTATGCGAAACGGCTGGCTTTGAAATTGACGATTTCGGCGGCGGCACCGTGCTGGTGCGCAGCACGCCCTTGTCCCTGACCGGCGAGGATGTGCCGGAAGCCGTGATGGAGATCGCGGGCTACTTAGCACAGTCGCGCACTGATGTGACGACCGAGCATCTCGATTGGCTGTACCATAACATTGCCTGCCGCGCGGCGATGAAGGCGCACGACGACCGTTCGCCGGAAGAGTTGATCGCCCTTGTGCGGCAGCTCGATGAAAATCCGCAGCTTCGCTATTGCCCGCACGGGCGGCCGATTTCTATTGTGTTGACCCGCAAGGAATTGGAGCGCCAGTTCGGCCGGGTATAA
- the miaA gene encoding tRNA (adenosine(37)-N6)-dimethylallyltransferase MiaA — translation MPEEKIPLLVVGGPTASGKTRLAAEVALRHHGEVVSADSMQIYRGMEIGTAKPTPEETLGVPHHLMGFVEPGQSFSVADYVSLAKETVEAIHSRGHLPVLAGGTGLYIRSLITNTQFTEADNDPALRAALLERAEREGTDGLMQELRSFDPESAERIEPRNLPRLIRAIELYRVTGVTMTEHLRRSRMQPSPYRVCFLCLGFRDRAKLYERIDLRVDEMFRRGLVEEARELLETPSGATAMQAIGYKELLPFFRGEIPLAEAQDTIKRETRRYAKRQLTWFRREEQAHWLFVDDYPQWGALRDAAEEIIRGKLYE, via the coding sequence ATGCCGGAAGAGAAAATACCGCTGCTTGTCGTTGGTGGGCCGACGGCCAGCGGGAAAACCCGTTTAGCGGCGGAGGTGGCTCTGCGCCACCACGGCGAGGTAGTTTCCGCCGATTCCATGCAGATTTACCGTGGAATGGAGATCGGCACGGCAAAGCCAACTCCCGAAGAAACGCTGGGGGTGCCTCATCACCTGATGGGTTTTGTGGAGCCCGGGCAGTCCTTTTCTGTGGCGGACTATGTGTCCTTGGCCAAAGAAACAGTCGAAGCCATCCACAGCCGGGGGCACCTGCCGGTATTGGCCGGCGGAACCGGACTTTATATTCGCTCGCTGATTACAAACACCCAATTTACTGAGGCGGATAACGACCCTGCCCTGCGCGCTGCGCTTTTGGAGCGGGCCGAGCGGGAGGGTACCGATGGCCTGATGCAGGAGCTGCGTTCCTTTGACCCCGAATCCGCGGAGCGGATTGAGCCGCGCAATCTGCCGCGGCTGATCCGGGCGATTGAGCTGTACCGCGTAACAGGCGTCACAATGACGGAGCACCTGCGCCGGTCGCGTATGCAGCCTTCGCCGTACCGGGTGTGCTTTCTGTGCCTTGGCTTTCGAGACCGCGCAAAGCTGTATGAAAGAATCGACCTTCGGGTTGACGAAATGTTCCGCCGGGGGTTGGTGGAGGAAGCGAGAGAGCTGCTCGAAACACCAAGCGGCGCCACGGCGATGCAGGCAATCGGCTATAAGGAGCTGCTGCCGTTTTTTCGCGGCGAGATTCCGCTCGCCGAAGCGCAGGACACCATCAAGCGCGAAACCCGCCGCTATGCCAAGCGTCAGCTCACCTGGTTCCGCCGGGAGGAGCAGGCACACTGGTTGTTTGTGGATGATTACCCGCAGTGGGGTGCGCTCCGCGATGCCGCCGAGGAAATCATAAGGGGGAAGCTGTATGAATAA
- a CDS encoding HlyD family efflux transporter periplasmic adaptor subunit, with protein MNNPVLKRLVSGLIGLLLLFYIGNQIYNASYSGVKAETAVYANAEDTIQMTGTVIRKEQLIKQGVQGVLTYPLGEGGKVGKGGVVAEVYDSAKDATQQQQAEHLAAEIARLQSLSNPGDTYAANPGSLTKQINLGLKDVLTSLQNRDYSTLSSQRDSLLYLMNEQQVVTGASKDFTARITQLQNQLSAIPTSGGTKMGQIKSPASGFFVSTADGYESQYNYASVLELSVTDLKAQKKPQTLGSDVVGKVCEEFDWYFAAVVGQDDALKLKEGNKVSINFPFAVGKTVPAVVAAVNQPNHQGDAAVILRCSYMDTGIASVRDATVQVQAGTYSGIMVSQKSIHFEKLTKEFTQKDGTKKKVEQEVQGVYVMHGNSVEFVQVIPLMSSGSYVICKELSDTDPEWKELMTKSSIRLYDEVIIEGTDLYDGKVVK; from the coding sequence ATGAATAATCCGGTTTTAAAACGCCTGGTTTCTGGCCTGATTGGATTGCTTCTCCTTTTTTATATTGGTAACCAGATTTATAATGCCAGTTACAGTGGAGTGAAAGCGGAAACCGCCGTATACGCCAACGCCGAGGATACGATTCAGATGACCGGTACGGTAATCCGCAAAGAACAGCTGATCAAGCAGGGTGTGCAGGGCGTTCTCACCTATCCGCTCGGCGAGGGCGGCAAGGTGGGCAAGGGAGGCGTGGTGGCGGAGGTGTACGATAGTGCCAAGGACGCTACCCAACAGCAGCAGGCAGAGCACCTTGCGGCGGAGATCGCACGCCTGCAGAGCCTGAGCAATCCCGGTGACACGTATGCGGCGAACCCCGGCTCGCTGACCAAACAGATTAACCTGGGCCTGAAAGACGTTTTGACCTCACTGCAGAACCGAGATTACAGCACGCTTTCCTCGCAGCGCGATTCCTTATTGTACCTGATGAACGAGCAGCAGGTGGTCACAGGCGCTTCTAAGGATTTCACTGCCAGAATCACTCAGCTGCAAAACCAGCTGAGCGCGATCCCTACTTCCGGCGGCACAAAAATGGGGCAGATTAAATCGCCGGCCTCCGGCTTTTTTGTCAGCACGGCCGACGGGTATGAGTCCCAGTATAATTATGCCTCCGTACTGGAGCTTTCGGTCACCGACCTGAAGGCGCAAAAGAAGCCGCAGACCCTTGGCAGCGATGTGGTCGGCAAGGTGTGCGAGGAGTTCGACTGGTATTTCGCCGCCGTGGTAGGGCAGGACGACGCGCTCAAGCTCAAGGAAGGAAACAAGGTCAGCATTAATTTCCCGTTTGCGGTGGGCAAGACGGTTCCGGCTGTGGTAGCCGCCGTGAATCAGCCGAACCATCAGGGTGACGCTGCGGTGATTCTGCGCTGCTCTTATATGGATACCGGCATCGCCTCGGTACGAGACGCCACGGTGCAGGTGCAGGCGGGAACCTACTCCGGAATCATGGTCAGCCAGAAGAGCATCCATTTTGAGAAGCTGACCAAGGAATTTACGCAGAAAGACGGTACGAAGAAAAAAGTGGAACAAGAGGTGCAGGGCGTTTATGTCATGCACGGTAATTCCGTCGAATTTGTACAGGTGATTCCGCTGATGAGCAGCGGCAGCTATGTGATCTGCAAGGAGCTGAGCGACACCGACCCGGAGTGGAAGGAACTCATGACCAAATCCTCCATTCGCTTATACGATGAGGTGATTATAGAAGGGACGGATCTTTATGACGGAAAAGTCGTTAAATGA